A stretch of Imperialibacter roseus DNA encodes these proteins:
- a CDS encoding isoaspartyl peptidase/L-asparaginase family protein, whose product MSSSRRDFIRKSALGAGVLGVSSLAACASEGEQKQGAGSDPSTTGTKPIVIATWAHGMPANEKAWELLSQGGSSLDAVEAGVRVVESDPEVQTVGLGGFPDRDGVVSLDACIMDYDSRCGSVAFLEEIENPISVARKVMEETPHIMLVGEGAQRFAVEQGFERKNLLTEKSKEAYEKWLETAEYKPVINIENHDTISMLALDSQGRLAGACTTSGAAWKMHGRIGDSPIIGAGLFLDGEVGGACATGLGEAVIRVAGSAMVVELMRNGMSPGDACKAIVERIAAKHPSVADLQVGFLALDKYGNYGSYAIHKGFNFAVYNNNGNTLIDAVSKY is encoded by the coding sequence ATGTCCTCTAGCAGAAGAGATTTTATCCGCAAGTCTGCCCTTGGTGCAGGTGTATTAGGCGTTTCGTCACTGGCGGCATGTGCCAGTGAAGGTGAACAGAAGCAGGGTGCCGGGTCAGACCCGTCCACCACAGGCACAAAGCCCATCGTGATCGCTACCTGGGCGCATGGCATGCCCGCCAATGAAAAGGCCTGGGAGTTGCTGAGTCAGGGCGGTAGCAGCCTCGATGCGGTAGAGGCAGGGGTGCGGGTAGTGGAGTCAGATCCTGAGGTGCAGACGGTTGGCCTGGGTGGCTTTCCCGACAGGGATGGGGTGGTGTCGCTGGATGCCTGCATCATGGACTATGACAGCCGTTGTGGTTCTGTCGCTTTTTTGGAAGAGATAGAAAACCCGATTTCGGTAGCCCGCAAGGTGATGGAGGAGACCCCCCATATCATGCTGGTAGGAGAGGGCGCTCAGCGTTTTGCGGTGGAGCAGGGATTTGAAAGGAAAAACCTTCTAACGGAAAAGTCGAAGGAGGCTTACGAGAAATGGCTGGAAACGGCAGAATACAAGCCAGTCATTAATATAGAAAACCACGATACCATCAGCATGCTGGCGCTGGATAGCCAGGGCCGACTAGCAGGCGCTTGCACCACCAGCGGGGCAGCCTGGAAAATGCACGGACGTATTGGCGACTCGCCTATCATCGGTGCTGGTCTCTTTCTGGATGGGGAAGTGGGTGGCGCTTGTGCTACCGGACTTGGGGAAGCGGTGATCAGAGTCGCTGGTAGCGCCATGGTAGTGGAGCTGATGCGCAATGGGATGAGTCCTGGTGATGCTTGCAAAGCTATTGTAGAGCGCATCGCCGCCAAGCATCCTTCAGTCGCCGACCTGCAGGTGGGCTTTCTGGCGCTGGATAAGTATGGTAATTATGGTTCCTATGCGATACATAAAGGCTTCAACTTTGCCGTGTACAATAACAACGGCAATACGCTGATTGACGCAGTGAGTAAGTATTAA
- a CDS encoding DUF6851 domain-containing protein, which yields MKHIIFLLAIWMTGASTFARQNDHSIARKWNEVLLEAVRNDFARPTVHARNLFHISAAMYDAWAAYDEKAELYFLGRYHGDFYFPYDGIQVPEDRRAAQEEAISYAAYRLISHRFAVSPGAQNIFLIAYQQMQERGYSLSFTSTDYSTGSPAALGNYIAEKVIQFGLQDGSNEANLYANQYYTPLNDKALNPLMPGNPNLKDPNRWQSLELGAFIDQGGNPIPGTTIPFLSPEWGDVTPFSMNALHYTPHKRDGHEYLVYHDPGPPVYYDEDDKEAMAAYVWTFSLVAAWSSHLDPSDGVMWDISPASLGNIDYAELPKKIEDYPAFYDLSNGGDISKGYDVNPVTEQPYQPQMVARGDYTRVLAEFWADGPSSETPPGHWFVILNYVNDHPQLVKKFMGQGEVLDDLEWDIKAYFILGGTMHDVAIAAWSVKGYYDYIRPVSAIRWLSGVGQSSDPKLPRYDPGGFKLYDGLIESVKAGDPLAGPNRENVGKIKLKAWKGPQYVFDPATTDAGVDWILADYWWPYQRPSFVTPPFAGYVSGHSTYSRAAAEVLSLLTGSEYFPGGMGEFDAEKNEFLVFEEGPSADVVLQWARYQDASDQCSLSRIWGGIHPPMDDIRGRMMGHEIGIDAFNFANRFFDGVTTGMKEHQLLKSQVTVYPNPVPQGNALTLSFNNRMSHARAELITMEGASVAASELSAAWAGKTLDLDVAGLKPGFYLLRINSGNSSEIHKVIIE from the coding sequence ATGAAACACATTATTTTTTTACTGGCTATTTGGATGACAGGGGCCAGCACATTCGCCAGACAAAATGACCACTCTATTGCCCGGAAGTGGAATGAAGTGCTGCTTGAGGCGGTGAGGAATGACTTTGCCCGGCCTACTGTTCATGCCCGCAATCTTTTTCACATCTCCGCCGCCATGTACGATGCCTGGGCGGCCTATGATGAGAAGGCAGAGCTCTACTTTCTGGGGAGGTATCACGGAGACTTTTATTTTCCCTATGATGGTATCCAGGTGCCTGAAGACCGAAGGGCTGCTCAGGAGGAGGCTATTAGCTACGCAGCCTACAGGCTTATTAGTCATCGTTTCGCCGTTTCTCCCGGTGCCCAGAATATTTTCCTGATCGCTTATCAGCAGATGCAGGAAAGAGGTTATTCGCTTTCGTTTACATCCACCGACTACTCAACCGGCTCTCCGGCGGCGCTTGGTAATTATATAGCCGAAAAAGTGATTCAGTTTGGTTTGCAGGATGGCTCCAACGAAGCGAATTTGTATGCCAATCAGTATTATACCCCCCTTAACGATAAGGCATTGAATCCATTGATGCCGGGAAATCCTAATTTGAAAGACCCCAATCGCTGGCAGTCGCTGGAGCTTGGTGCATTTATCGATCAGGGCGGTAACCCTATTCCCGGCACCACCATCCCGTTTTTGAGCCCTGAGTGGGGTGACGTCACTCCTTTTTCGATGAATGCGCTTCATTATACACCACATAAGAGAGATGGTCATGAGTATTTGGTGTATCACGACCCGGGGCCACCCGTTTATTATGACGAGGATGATAAGGAGGCCATGGCTGCCTATGTCTGGACATTTAGTTTGGTGGCTGCCTGGTCGTCTCACCTCGATCCATCGGATGGCGTTATGTGGGACATTTCTCCCGCCTCCCTTGGCAACATAGATTACGCCGAGCTTCCTAAAAAGATCGAAGACTATCCGGCCTTCTATGATCTTTCCAACGGGGGAGATATTAGCAAGGGCTATGATGTGAACCCAGTAACAGAGCAGCCTTACCAGCCTCAAATGGTGGCCAGGGGAGATTATACGAGGGTATTGGCGGAGTTCTGGGCCGATGGACCCAGCTCTGAAACACCACCGGGGCATTGGTTTGTGATTCTCAACTATGTAAACGATCATCCGCAACTGGTGAAGAAGTTCATGGGTCAGGGAGAGGTTTTGGACGACCTCGAATGGGATATCAAAGCCTATTTTATCCTTGGGGGCACCATGCACGATGTAGCCATTGCCGCCTGGAGTGTAAAAGGATACTACGATTATATCAGGCCTGTGTCTGCTATTCGCTGGTTGTCCGGCGTTGGCCAGTCCTCCGATCCCAAGCTGCCGAGGTATGATCCCGGTGGGTTTAAGTTGTATGACGGACTTATAGAGTCAGTCAAAGCTGGTGACCCTTTGGCCGGCCCGAACAGAGAAAATGTTGGCAAAATAAAATTGAAGGCGTGGAAGGGGCCCCAGTATGTATTCGATCCGGCCACGACCGACGCAGGTGTTGACTGGATCCTGGCGGACTACTGGTGGCCTTATCAGCGACCGTCGTTCGTTACGCCGCCCTTTGCAGGCTATGTTTCAGGGCATAGCACCTATTCAAGGGCCGCAGCTGAAGTACTGTCTCTGCTAACGGGCAGTGAATACTTTCCAGGTGGGATGGGTGAATTTGATGCCGAGAAAAATGAGTTTCTGGTGTTTGAAGAAGGTCCAAGCGCCGATGTAGTGCTGCAGTGGGCCAGGTACCAGGATGCTTCCGACCAATGCAGCCTGTCTAGGATTTGGGGAGGCATTCACCCGCCTATGGATGATATTCGTGGGCGAATGATGGGGCATGAAATAGGAATTGATGCTTTTAACTTTGCCAACAGGTTTTTTGACGGTGTCACTACTGGCATGAAGGAGCACCAGCTGTTGAAAAGCCAGGTGACGGTGTACCCGAACCCTGTGCCGCAGGGAAACGCCCTGACGCTGTCATTTAACAATCGTATGTCGCATGCTCGGGCTGAGCTTATTACCATGGAGGGGGCATCCGTCGCCGCCAGCGAGCTTTCGGCTGCATGGGCCGGGAAAACCCTCGATCTTGATGTTGCGGGTTTGAAGCCTGGGTTTTATCTGCTGCGCATCAATTCCGGCAACTCTTCGGAAATCCACAAGGTCATTATTGAGTAA
- a CDS encoding 4'-phosphopantetheinyl transferase family protein — protein MIGVDIVDLTDQLLKPRSRREIRFISHPNDHCPKGTDEETNYWLLWAAKEAIFKAERSDKAFSPRQIEVVYSETEGDRLRYRGKWLNEINGYSVLKKDSIFSVAATANIAAVKWKTFMLNTPNQSQELRDCFQREMGPGYQVLSDAAGLPTIKHDGTTTPASVSHHHHLGIVAWMES, from the coding sequence TTGATTGGAGTTGACATTGTTGACCTGACAGACCAACTTCTCAAACCCCGTTCCCGAAGAGAAATAAGGTTTATTTCGCATCCCAACGACCATTGCCCGAAAGGCACCGACGAAGAAACAAACTACTGGCTGCTCTGGGCTGCCAAAGAAGCAATATTTAAGGCCGAAAGATCAGACAAGGCGTTTTCTCCCAGGCAAATCGAAGTAGTTTATTCTGAAACAGAGGGTGACAGGCTGCGCTACCGTGGGAAATGGCTGAATGAAATCAACGGCTATTCCGTCCTGAAAAAAGACAGCATCTTCTCTGTGGCGGCGACGGCAAATATAGCAGCGGTGAAATGGAAGACCTTCATGCTGAACACGCCAAATCAATCTCAGGAACTTCGTGATTGCTTTCAAAGAGAAATGGGTCCAGGTTATCAAGTGTTATCGGATGCGGCAGGTTTGCCGACGATAAAACACGATGGTACCACCACACCAGCAAGTGTCAGCCACCACCACCATTTGGGCATTGTGGCCTGGATGGAAAGCTAG
- a CDS encoding acyl carrier protein produces MTKDEIKAEIKGVIEPYVIQKELLDNLSDEIQLIGDLKINSAHVVDIVLDIEEKYDITIDDESINKMNTIGEAIEVILEKMKKD; encoded by the coding sequence ATGACCAAAGATGAGATCAAAGCAGAAATCAAAGGTGTTATTGAACCCTACGTGATTCAAAAAGAGTTACTGGACAACCTCTCCGACGAAATACAACTCATTGGTGATCTTAAAATTAACTCTGCCCACGTGGTGGATATCGTGCTTGATATTGAGGAGAAGTACGATATCACTATCGACGATGAGTCTATCAACAAGATGAATACGATTGGTGAGGCCATTGAAGTGATCCTGGAAAAAATGAAAAAGGATTGA
- a CDS encoding beta-ketoacyl-[acyl-carrier-protein] synthase family protein produces the protein MSLNRRVVITGLGVVAPNATGKEAFEQALRGMKSGITWIPTLAEHNLGCQIAGEPEVSEEYKLSLLPQLLNKMLDNHGVIYGCLSGLEAWKDAGLTIDYEKFDPELGIVYGGGALSMDESIGPRFDLVNAGQVRKLGTKTITQSMNSGVSAYLNGMLGAGNRVMSNSSACSTGTEAAIMGYELIKSGKAKRMLCGSSEGKGKYIWGAFDSMRVLCRDSNDNPTFGSRPMSSTSSGFVPGAGAGALVLEELDTALARGARIYAEILGGDVNSGGQRMGGSMTAPNSAAVQACIKNAIKEAGITPESIDLISGHLTSTMADPIELNNWVEALNVPAADFPLVNATKSMIGHCIAGAGSIELVGCALQMHGNFVHGNLNIEELHPEILKIIPAEKIPSVTVESNLNIVAKANFGFGDVNSCIILRKFSS, from the coding sequence ATGAGCTTAAATAGAAGAGTAGTTATCACAGGACTTGGCGTTGTGGCGCCGAATGCCACAGGGAAAGAAGCTTTTGAGCAAGCCTTGCGAGGCATGAAGTCAGGCATTACCTGGATACCTACTTTGGCCGAGCACAACCTGGGTTGTCAAATCGCTGGTGAACCCGAAGTGTCAGAGGAGTACAAGCTCAGTCTTCTCCCTCAGCTCCTCAACAAAATGCTCGACAACCATGGCGTGATCTACGGCTGCCTGTCGGGCCTGGAAGCCTGGAAAGATGCAGGCCTTACTATTGATTATGAAAAATTTGATCCTGAACTAGGCATCGTGTACGGAGGTGGTGCACTGAGTATGGACGAAAGCATAGGGCCCCGCTTCGACCTGGTGAATGCCGGACAAGTGAGGAAGCTGGGCACCAAAACCATCACTCAGTCAATGAACAGCGGCGTGAGCGCCTACCTCAACGGCATGCTGGGGGCAGGCAACCGGGTCATGTCGAACTCTTCTGCCTGCAGCACCGGCACCGAAGCCGCCATCATGGGTTATGAGCTTATTAAAAGTGGCAAAGCGAAGCGGATGCTGTGTGGCAGCTCGGAAGGCAAAGGAAAGTATATCTGGGGAGCCTTCGATTCCATGCGTGTGCTTTGCAGAGACTCCAACGACAATCCGACATTTGGCTCAAGGCCCATGAGCAGCACGTCGTCGGGGTTTGTGCCCGGCGCAGGAGCCGGGGCGCTGGTGCTTGAAGAACTCGACACAGCCCTTGCCAGAGGCGCCCGGATTTATGCGGAGATTCTCGGCGGCGACGTCAACTCAGGCGGACAAAGAATGGGCGGATCCATGACAGCCCCTAACTCCGCCGCCGTGCAGGCTTGCATCAAAAATGCCATCAAAGAAGCTGGAATTACACCTGAGTCTATCGACCTCATTTCTGGTCACCTCACTTCCACTATGGCCGACCCAATTGAGCTCAACAACTGGGTGGAAGCGCTCAATGTTCCGGCCGCCGATTTCCCTTTGGTAAATGCCACCAAATCAATGATTGGACACTGCATTGCAGGCGCAGGCTCAATCGAGCTGGTGGGGTGTGCCCTTCAAATGCACGGCAACTTTGTGCATGGCAACCTCAATATTGAGGAGCTTCACCCGGAGATTTTGAAGATCATTCCGGCCGAGAAAATCCCGTCCGTTACTGTGGAATCCAACCTCAACATTGTGGCTAAAGCCAACTTTGGCTTTGGGGACGTGAATAGTTGTATTATTTTGCGGAAGTTTTCCTCGTAA
- a CDS encoding 3-hydroxyacyl-ACP dehydratase FabZ family protein, producing MSELFAAIIQKLPYSPPFLFVDEILSADENSIKGTYKLKKDEFFYRGHFPGNPVTPGVIITEVMAQIGLVCFGMYLNSTSSPDGMDGKVPVFTSSCVDFYSPAYPEQTLEVTSSKIYYRFGKLKCRIECHNRDSKQLICKGDLSGLLVNKNELK from the coding sequence ATGAGCGAACTCTTTGCAGCCATTATTCAAAAACTACCCTACAGCCCACCTTTTTTGTTTGTGGATGAAATACTCAGTGCCGACGAAAACTCCATTAAAGGAACCTATAAGCTAAAAAAGGATGAATTTTTCTACCGGGGTCATTTTCCCGGCAACCCTGTCACTCCCGGAGTCATCATCACCGAAGTGATGGCACAAATTGGCCTGGTTTGTTTTGGCATGTACCTAAACAGCACCAGCAGCCCTGATGGGATGGATGGAAAGGTGCCTGTTTTCACCTCCTCCTGCGTCGATTTCTATTCGCCAGCCTACCCTGAGCAAACACTTGAGGTGACTTCCTCCAAAATTTATTATAGATTCGGTAAGTTGAAGTGCCGGATTGAATGCCACAACAGAGACTCTAAGCAGCTGATTTGCAAGGGCGATCTCTCTGGCTTACTAGTGAATAAAAATGAGCTTAAATAG
- a CDS encoding SDR family NAD(P)-dependent oxidoreductase, producing the protein MSKWALILGGSSGIGLATARKLGKSGWNLLVAHRDRRSVLGDIEAAFNEIRESGAQLISFNFDATSQEKIDEHLPQFRKALGDANIGLMLHSVSRGNLKPFVSKDGPELNLQDLQLTIDAMALNVFTWARTLLKNDFFAKPARIITLTSMGNDRVWEGYGAIALAKSTLETLSRYLAVELAPHSIRVNTIQAGVTLTPSLKMIPSYEKMIELVTKNNPMGRMTTPEDVANAIYLLSLDEANWINGSTIHVDGGEHLL; encoded by the coding sequence ATGAGCAAATGGGCATTGATCTTAGGAGGTTCGTCAGGGATAGGTCTGGCTACTGCCCGGAAGTTGGGCAAAAGTGGTTGGAACCTGCTTGTGGCCCACAGAGATCGTCGCTCGGTGCTGGGCGATATCGAAGCTGCATTTAATGAAATCCGGGAATCAGGCGCCCAGCTAATCTCTTTCAACTTTGACGCCACCAGCCAGGAGAAAATCGACGAACACCTGCCACAGTTCAGAAAGGCCCTGGGTGATGCTAATATCGGCCTGATGCTTCATTCGGTTTCCCGGGGCAACCTGAAGCCATTTGTTTCAAAAGACGGCCCGGAACTTAACCTCCAGGACTTGCAGCTGACAATTGACGCCATGGCCCTCAATGTGTTTACCTGGGCCCGCACTCTTTTGAAAAACGACTTCTTTGCCAAACCTGCCCGAATTATCACACTTACTTCCATGGGGAACGACCGGGTATGGGAAGGCTACGGCGCCATTGCGCTGGCAAAATCAACACTCGAAACTTTGAGCAGATACCTGGCTGTGGAACTGGCCCCGCACAGCATCAGAGTAAATACAATACAGGCAGGCGTAACGCTCACACCCTCCTTGAAAATGATCCCCTCCTACGAAAAGATGATCGAGTTGGTCACCAAAAACAACCCGATGGGCAGAATGACGACGCCTGAAGATGTGGCAAATGCCATTTACCTCCTATCTTTGGATGAAGCTAACTGGATCAACGGAAGCACCATTCATGTGGATGGGGGCGAGCACCTACTATGA